The Flavobacteriales bacterium genomic interval TATGTGCTGATAAATACCGGTGATGAATCACAACAGATATCACTGAACCCCATGGCCGACCAATCGATTCCTGAAGAATCCTTCAGGTCGACTGCCATGAGTTCCGAGAATGGTTATCTAACTACTACCTTACCACCTCATTCATTTGAAATACTCTACTGAAATGAAATTGAAAGAACTATCACTATTCCTACTCGCCTTCTCATTCTTGATCAACATCACTTCGTGCAAGACCGATAAGAAAGTGGCCGAAGAGAAGGTCGTTGTTGAAGAACGTACCGAAGGGACCAGTCAGAAAGCACCCCCCGAGTGGAGTAAGAATGCCGTCATCTATGAAGTCAATGTCAGGCAGTATACACCAGAAGGTACATTCAATGCCTTCCGCGAGCATCTCCCACGACTGGATGAGATGGGAGTGGATATCCTTTGGTTCATGCCTATTCATCCTATTGGTGAGAAGAACAGGAAAGGAGGGCTGGGCAGCTATTATTCCGTCAAGGATTATAGAGGTATCAACCCGGAATTCGGCACGATGGATGACTTCAGGATGCTCGTCAATGATGCCCATGAACGCGGCATGAAAGTGATCATCGACTGGGTGGCCAATCATACGGCCTGGGACAACGTCTGGGTCGAAGAAGGTCATACCGATTGGTATACACTGGATAGCACTGGCAATCTCCAGCCTCCTATTGGTACAGACTGGTCTGATGTGGTAGATCTGAATTTCGAGAATGAAGAAATGCGTGAGCGCATGATCTCTGATATGCAATTCTGGATCAAAGAGATCGATATCGATGGATTCCGCTGTGATGTGGCCGAGTGGGTACCAGATGATTTCTGGGATCAGGTCAGGCCTGAATTGGATAAGATCAAGCCCGTATTCATGCTGGCCGAAGCAGAACATCCAGAGCATCATGATGCAGCCTTTGACATGAGCTATGCCTGGGAGTATCATTTCATCATGAACGGTATCGCCCAAGGCAAGAAGGATGCAGATGACATCATTGAATACCTCGAGAAGGACAAGCGATTCCCATCCGATGCCTATCGCATGCAGATGACGAGTAACCATGATGAGAATACCTGGAAAGGTACTGTGAAGGAGCGCCTAGGAGATGGGGTACAGACCTTTGCGGTGATGGCTGCCACATTGCAAGGCATGCCATTGATCTACAGCGGACAGGAAGCTGGATTGGACCACCGACTCGAGTTCTTCGAGAAAGACGAGATCGACTGGAGCGAGACCCCGCTGAGTGGATTCTATACGAGACTCATCGAAGCCAATCACGAGAATGAAGCGCTTTGGAATGGAGAGTATGGAGGAGAGACCCAAGTGGTGACTACTGGTGATGACAAGAAGGTGATCGCATATTACCGTGAGAAGAATGGGGATGCTGTTCTGGTATTGCTCAATATGTCTCCTGAAGAACGCGCAGTCTCGTTGGATGGCACAGGGATTGAAGGATTCTATGAAGAACTCTTCACCGGAGAAGAAGTAGAGATCACTACCGATTATAGTGAGACCTTGGGACCTTGGAATTATAGGGTCTACGAAATCAGAAGCTGATACGTAATCCATCCATACCGATATGACCAAATTGACCAAACCACAACTCAGCTTCTGGCAGATCTGGAACATGACCTTCGGATTCCTCGGAATCCAGTTCGGTTGGGGTCTGCAGATGGGGAATATGAGTGCCATCTACGAATTCCTAGGTGCAGCTCCCGATGAGATCCCCTTCCTCTGGCTCGCAGCTCCCATGACCGGATTGATCGTGCAACCGATCATCGGTTTCCTGAGTGATCGCACCTGGCATCCGACATTCGGTCGCAGAAGACCGTATTTCTTGATCGGTGCTATTCTGGCAAGTATTGCGCTGGTGCTCATGCCTCAATCCGGGTCTATCATGATGGCGGCCGGATTGCTTTGGGTACTGGACGCCTCTATCAACATCAGCATGGAACCCACACGGGCCTTCGTAGCCGATATGTTGCCGGAGAAACAATTGGCCCGAGGATATACCATGCAGAGCTTTTTCATCGGACTCGGTGCGGTACTGGCTGCAGTCATGCCATGGATACTGCTCAATTGGTTCGGATTCTCACCTACATCAGAAGATGGGAGCATTCCTGGATATGTCAAGATGAGTTTCATCATTGGAGCTGTGAGCTTTTTCGGGGCCATCCTCTATACTGTTCTCACCACCAAGGAATATCCACCGGAATATTTCGAGGAAGAAGAGGAAGAGCGCATCGGATATCTGGCCGGTTTGAAAAAGGCCTTCAACAACATGCCGAAATCATTCGTGCAGTTGGCCCCGGTCCAGTTCTTCACCTGGATGGGATTATTCTTGATGTGGTTCTATCTCACGGTGACCATTTGCAAGCATGTATATGGAGCTACCGATCCGGCCAGTGAGTTGTATGCAGAAGGACTGGCCATGGCCAATATCTGTTTCGGGTTCTATTCAGTGGTCACATTCATTTTTGCATTGGTGATGCCAGGTCTGGCCAGGCGCATGGGATACGCGCGCTTACATTTCATCTGCCTATTGGCAGGGGGAATAGGTCTGCTCTCATTGTATCTGATCGATAGTCCGAATGTCCCGCTACTCTTGCTGAGTATGACCGGGGTCGGGGTGGCTTGGGCCAGTATAGTATCGATGCCCTATGCCATCATTGCCAAGGATATCCCTCCCAAGCAGATGGGGATATTCATGGGACTCTTCAATATGTTCATCGTGATTCCCGAGATCATCGCAGCCCTTGGATTCGGTTGGGTCATGCGTAATGTTTTGGCCAACAACACGCTCCATGCGGTCATGCTGGGAGGTGTTCTCTTGATCTTTGCAGGAATCCTTGCCTTGCGCGTAGATGACAAGGACGTAGCGTAGCAATCCTCTGAAACGAAAAAAAAAGGGCGTCTTAGAAAAATCCAAGACGACCTTTTTCATCTGTCTGTTTGGTTGAAGATCTTCAAGGTAATACTCTCGACCTCTGTCCAATCATCACTCAACACTCCAAAACCTCTACGTTGTGTTCAGCATGTCTAAGATATAGTATTCTTCCTACTTCCAAACAGTTTCTGGGTCGATTTATTTCATCTTTTTTCGCTGTATCTCGGTGCACTGAGTCTATTTGAACTAGAGAATTGTATCCTACAAAGCTCTTCTAGGATTGAAAGGAATGAAAGATTGCAGCGTCCGTCTTTTGACTGAGGGAATAAGGCTTTGCCTAGCTTTGAAAAAACTAGAAATTGTCACATTGACACTATCTTTGATGTCTTATAGAATAGAATCCCTATGCGAATACTGATCACCACCCTCACCCTTTGCCTTTTTCACATGATCTCCTTTGGGCAGATCCTCCAGGTCACACCTACTTTTCCTACGGTAGAAGATGAAGTGACCATCGTCTATAATGCGCAAGAAGGTAATGCAGAACTGGCCGGATTGAGCCCTATATACGCTCATATGGGATTGATCACCAGCGAGAGCACTTCAGGTACAGATTGGCAGTTCGTGCAGGGGAATTGGGGGACCGATGACCCTCAAGTACTGATGACCGACCTAGGTGATGACCTCCATTCCATCACGGTGGATATGGATGAGTTCTATGGCTTCCCTGACGGCACTGAAGTACTTCAGATGGCCTTTGTATTCAGGAATGAGGATGGAACCTTGGTGGGCAGGGAAGCTGATGGATCGGATATCTTCTACGATGTCTATCCAGTAGGGACTTCGTTGGTCGCCACCATTCTTTCTCCTACAGACAACATCATCATCGACCTGGGTGAGACTCTTCAGATCACAGGTGAATCCAGCGGAGAAGCCAATCTGACCCTGAAGATCGATGGAAGTATTGTCGCCAACCAGATTGGGTCAATGATCGAGTATGAGCAGAGTATCAGTGTTGGAGGTACACATGAAGTCGTTTTCGAGGCGGTCAATGGTCCTGTATCCAGTTCAGATACCGTGTTCTATACTGTACCGGGCGATGTGGTCACGCAGAATCCGCCTGCTGGTATGCTCGATGGGGTCAATTATCTGAGCAGCTCTTCGATGCTGCTGCAATTCCATGCCCCAGAAAAAGACTATGTCTACGTGATCGGTGATTTCAATGATTGGATCGCTGATGAGGATTATTTCATGCTTCAAGCCGATGATGGCGAGACCTGGTGGTTGCAGATCGATGGTCTTACACCTGGTCAACGAGTGGCCTATCAATACTGGGTAGACGGTGAGATAAAGGTCGCAGACCCTTGCAGCCCGCTCATTCTGGACCCGAACAATGATAATTGGATACCATCCATGAACTATCCGGATCCACACCCATACCCATTCCAACAAACGAGCGGATTCTGCACTGTAGCTCATCCAGGAGCTGATGAATACCTCTGGCAGGATGCCGGTTACCAACGACCCGAGAGAAAAGACCTACGTATCTATGAATTGCTTGTGAGGGATTTTGTCGAGACTCAGAGCTATCTCACGCTTATCGATACCCTCGATTATCTGGAGAATCTAGGAATCAATGCAATCGAACTCATGCCTCCCGGTGAATTCGAGAACAACAACTCTTGGGGCTACAACCCATCATTCCACATGGCCTTGGATAAGATGTATGGGACTCCGGAACACTTCAAGCAATTCGTGGATGAGTGCCATCAGCGTGGTATCGCTGTCATTGTGGATATGGTGCTGAACCATGCTTTCGGTCAAAGCCCATTGGTCAATCTCTACTGGGATGGCGGGGCACCTGCTGCCAATAGTCCGTGGTTCAATGTGGAATGTCCGCACGA includes:
- a CDS encoding MFS transporter yields the protein MTKLTKPQLSFWQIWNMTFGFLGIQFGWGLQMGNMSAIYEFLGAAPDEIPFLWLAAPMTGLIVQPIIGFLSDRTWHPTFGRRRPYFLIGAILASIALVLMPQSGSIMMAAGLLWVLDASINISMEPTRAFVADMLPEKQLARGYTMQSFFIGLGAVLAAVMPWILLNWFGFSPTSEDGSIPGYVKMSFIIGAVSFFGAILYTVLTTKEYPPEYFEEEEEERIGYLAGLKKAFNNMPKSFVQLAPVQFFTWMGLFLMWFYLTVTICKHVYGATDPASELYAEGLAMANICFGFYSVVTFIFALVMPGLARRMGYARLHFICLLAGGIGLLSLYLIDSPNVPLLLLSMTGVGVAWASIVSMPYAIIAKDIPPKQMGIFMGLFNMFIVIPEIIAALGFGWVMRNVLANNTLHAVMLGGVLLIFAGILALRVDDKDVA
- a CDS encoding alpha-amylase; its protein translation is MRILITTLTLCLFHMISFGQILQVTPTFPTVEDEVTIVYNAQEGNAELAGLSPIYAHMGLITSESTSGTDWQFVQGNWGTDDPQVLMTDLGDDLHSITVDMDEFYGFPDGTEVLQMAFVFRNEDGTLVGREADGSDIFYDVYPVGTSLVATILSPTDNIIIDLGETLQITGESSGEANLTLKIDGSIVANQIGSMIEYEQSISVGGTHEVVFEAVNGPVSSSDTVFYTVPGDVVTQNPPAGMLDGVNYLSSSSMLLQFHAPEKDYVYVIGDFNDWIADEDYFMLQADDGETWWLQIDGLTPGQRVAYQYWVDGEIKVADPCSPLILDPNNDNWIPSMNYPDPHPYPFQQTSGFCTVAHPGADEYLWQDAGYQRPERKDLRIYELLVRDFVETQSYLTLIDTLDYLENLGINAIELMPPGEFENNNSWGYNPSFHMALDKMYGTPEHFKQFVDECHQRGIAVIVDMVLNHAFGQSPLVNLYWDGGAPAANSPWFNVECPHEPYCWGYDFDHTSVATQRYVDRVNRHWIEEYHVDGYRFDFTGGFTNGTSGGYSTQRIGLVQRMADFVWSVDPDSYIILEHWCDNSEEEILSDYGCMLWGNVTYNYQEAAMGYLPGSNFEWGIHSQRGWSDPHLVTYAESHDEERVSFKTLSFGNSEGDYDTQEMLVAMARNELNAVFLLSQPGPKMIWQFGELGYDISIDFDCRVCPKPILWNYFEQNHRRKVYDVYSAMNHLREEYPNTFNSTDIAYNLNGAFKRINLYNSDMDAVVIGNFGVEPISGSPNFPFMGTWYDYFSGESIVENNPDNEFLLQPGEYRIYTSQPLEQPDITVSVPELQAVDLGVELFPTLMTDQVTLTMDIGDELAEVDVWVYDMQAKVVKRPINGKSLNGEQVLTFDLDGSASGMYQVLVSIDDRVQVLELIKQ
- a CDS encoding alpha-amylase, with the translated sequence MKLKELSLFLLAFSFLINITSCKTDKKVAEEKVVVEERTEGTSQKAPPEWSKNAVIYEVNVRQYTPEGTFNAFREHLPRLDEMGVDILWFMPIHPIGEKNRKGGLGSYYSVKDYRGINPEFGTMDDFRMLVNDAHERGMKVIIDWVANHTAWDNVWVEEGHTDWYTLDSTGNLQPPIGTDWSDVVDLNFENEEMRERMISDMQFWIKEIDIDGFRCDVAEWVPDDFWDQVRPELDKIKPVFMLAEAEHPEHHDAAFDMSYAWEYHFIMNGIAQGKKDADDIIEYLEKDKRFPSDAYRMQMTSNHDENTWKGTVKERLGDGVQTFAVMAATLQGMPLIYSGQEAGLDHRLEFFEKDEIDWSETPLSGFYTRLIEANHENEALWNGEYGGETQVVTTGDDKKVIAYYREKNGDAVLVLLNMSPEERAVSLDGTGIEGFYEELFTGEEVEITTDYSETLGPWNYRVYEIRS